One part of the Methanomethylovorans hollandica DSM 15978 genome encodes these proteins:
- a CDS encoding putative transcriptional regulator, with translation MEQEVILDRQIKDCDPKLIRSLMRSEVRKSILLYLYDIYPLSSYPAEIARRVNANPINVIGAIKGVKTRYNCSSSLLHLGIISVIEDNGLKFYQISETGIELAKHLIEISD, from the coding sequence GTGGAACAAGAAGTTATTTTAGACAGGCAAATAAAGGATTGTGATCCGAAGCTAATCCGTTCTTTAATGAGAAGTGAAGTTAGGAAATCTATTCTATTATATTTGTATGATATTTATCCTCTATCATCGTATCCTGCTGAGATTGCTCGTCGTGTAAATGCGAATCCAATCAATGTAATTGGAGCTATTAAAGGGGTTAAGACTCGTTATAATTGCTCAAGCTCACTGCTTCATCTTGGGATAATTTCAGTGATCGAGGACAATGGATTGAAATTTTATCAAATATCTGAAACAGGAATTGAATTGGCTAAACATTTGATAGAAATATCAGATTGA
- a CDS encoding YIP1 family protein, producing the protein MLDIKGVLLDPNDFFRKKTNEKVSLKEPFFIVLINSIIAVISSMLVMKKVMTMLPSEISTYMVPGLAVGTIVGIIASFSFWLIFSGIIYVISSRFNSSGSFKRTIEFVGYGYIPKAFAAFIGLLVLYLILPSIDVSTQNSQLMQQSIDQLISHNPLLWIYQFVGILCALWSANIWIFATSYARKISVKNAFFSLLIPVGLALVYSTYNLVNSIT; encoded by the coding sequence ATGTTGGATATAAAAGGTGTTCTGCTTGATCCGAATGATTTTTTCAGAAAGAAGACTAATGAAAAAGTAAGCTTAAAGGAACCATTTTTTATTGTATTGATTAACAGTATTATTGCTGTAATATCAAGTATGCTAGTAATGAAAAAAGTCATGACTATGCTTCCATCTGAGATATCAACGTATATGGTTCCAGGTTTAGCAGTTGGTACAATCGTAGGCATAATTGCATCATTTTCGTTCTGGTTGATTTTTTCGGGTATCATTTATGTTATTTCAAGTCGTTTTAACTCGAGTGGTTCGTTTAAAAGAACAATAGAATTTGTTGGTTATGGGTATATTCCAAAGGCCTTTGCAGCATTTATTGGGTTATTGGTATTGTATTTGATACTACCCTCAATAGATGTCTCGACACAAAATTCACAGTTAATGCAACAAAGCATCGATCAGTTGATTTCGCATAATCCATTATTATGGATATATCAGTTTGTAGGAATTCTGTGTGCTTTGTGGAGTGCAAATATTTGGATTTTTGCGACTTCATATGCTAGAAAAATATCGGTAAAAAATGCTTTTTTTTCACTGCTGATCCCTGTTGGACTTGCGCTTGTATATAGTACATATAATTTGGTAAATTCGATAACATGA
- a CDS encoding IS1 family transposase (programmed frameshift), giving the protein MNCPRCKSPNHKKNGKISERQRYQCHDCGYNYSVELKSTASSAFVKRQALQLYLEGLGFRSIGRILGVSHVSVQNWIKKYGKDMEDLKSENEINIVEFDEMHTYIGNKKYCWIWIAVDRVGKKFIDCSFGSRGTETGQQLWEKLERKKIGEVMTDHWKAYAEFLPETIHTQSKAETYTVEGYNSILRHFLARLRRKSKCYTKSIEMLKYSVILLMKYRNKELAMFN; this is encoded by the exons ATGAACTGTCCCAGGTGTAAAAGCCCTAATCATAAAAAGAACGGAAAAATAAGTGAACGCCAACGATACCAATGTCATGATTGTGGATATAACTATTCAGTAGAGCTCAAATCAACTGCAAGCTCTGCTTTTGTTAAACGGCAGGCTTTGCAACTCTATCTGGAGGGATTAGGATTTCGTTCAATAGGACGTATATTAGGGGTCAGCCATGTTTCTGTACAAAATTGGATAAAGAAATATGGTAAGGATATGGAGGACTTGAAGAGTGAAAATGAGATAAATATCGTTGAATTTGATGAGATGCACACCTACATCGGGAAC AAAAAATACTGCTGGATCTGGATTGCTGTTGATAGAGTTGGGAAAAAGTTCATCGACTGCTCTTTTGGTAGCAGAGGAACGGAAACCGGACAACAACTTTGGGAAAAGTTAGAGAGGAAGAAGATAGGCGAAGTGATGACTGATCACTGGAAGGCATATGCAGAGTTTCTTCCAGAAACTATTCATACTCAATCCAAAGCTGAAACATATACTGTTGAAGGATATAACAGCATATTGAGACACTTTCTGGCAAGATTGAGAAGAAAGTCCAAGTGTTATACAAAGAGTATTGAAATGCTGAAGTATTCTGTTATCCTCTTAATGAAATATAGAAATAAAGAGTTAGCGATGTTTAATTAA
- a CDS encoding COG1361 S-layer family protein, translating into MPLFLIILTLVVTPVKGETTIRPTVVVDYEIDPAVYMPGDNGTVTIILENKADGEVYVQEEDETFDMNAYISSAIVGGDKDIEVLDSGYSNIGLLGPGDTIKLVFNIQVKSNASNGVHFLYFDLIGGSNMDDFNYKIPITVDDRNIQLIMANYPSVVINEVSTISVDIANIRPNSVSNVIVKPIGKDISFTPSEVFIGTISGGNKSNISFNMNTVGLNPGSKDISFLVSYYNGNNYHSLEGPKTSINVMNQSELLLSDVSIENIGSKYTITGNLNNVGIKDVKNVVISVLKSDNIEPLQPNVRYFIGSLEADDFGSFELSAQVNSLNKSSIPVQIEYRNIDNAYTHVTESIDLESSIPDQNSQVLSNNTTILPIAVIVALLLCVGIVGIIRNSWKKRENI; encoded by the coding sequence ATGCCTTTATTTTTAATTATTCTGACTCTGGTTGTCACTCCTGTTAAAGGGGAGACAACTATCAGACCAACTGTAGTTGTAGATTATGAAATCGATCCAGCTGTATATATGCCAGGGGATAATGGCACAGTTACGATAATACTCGAAAATAAGGCAGACGGAGAGGTTTATGTTCAGGAAGAAGATGAGACTTTTGATATGAATGCCTATATTTCAAGTGCAATTGTCGGAGGGGATAAAGATATTGAAGTTTTGGACAGCGGTTACTCAAATATTGGTCTTCTAGGTCCAGGCGATACGATAAAATTGGTTTTTAATATTCAAGTTAAATCAAATGCTTCTAATGGTGTCCACTTTTTGTATTTTGATTTAATTGGCGGAAGTAATATGGATGATTTTAACTACAAGATCCCAATAACAGTTGATGACAGGAATATTCAATTGATAATGGCAAATTATCCATCGGTTGTAATTAATGAAGTATCAACAATAAGTGTTGATATTGCTAATATACGCCCTAATTCTGTATCCAACGTTATTGTAAAACCTATAGGAAAGGATATCTCCTTTACCCCATCTGAAGTTTTTATTGGAACTATTTCCGGAGGAAACAAATCCAATATATCATTTAATATGAATACTGTTGGATTGAATCCAGGATCCAAAGATATCTCATTTTTAGTTTCATATTACAATGGAAATAATTATCATAGTCTAGAGGGACCAAAAACATCTATAAACGTAATGAACCAATCTGAATTGCTTTTATCCGATGTTAGTATTGAAAATATAGGCAGCAAATATACAATTACAGGGAATCTTAACAACGTTGGAATTAAGGATGTAAAAAATGTAGTGATATCTGTCCTTAAATCTGATAACATTGAGCCTTTACAGCCAAATGTACGTTATTTTATAGGTTCCCTGGAAGCAGATGATTTCGGTAGTTTTGAATTATCAGCTCAGGTTAATTCCTTAAATAAATCTAGTATTCCAGTTCAGATAGAATATAGAAACATAGATAATGCCTATACTCATGTTACTGAATCGATTGATTTAGAGAGCAGTATACCTGATCAGAACTCTCAGGTTTTATCTAATAATACTACTATTTTGCCAATTGCAGTTATTGTTGCATTATTATTGTGTGTTGGAATCGTGGGTATTATCAGAAATTCTTGGAAAAAAAGGGAAAATATCTAA
- a CDS encoding ABC transporter ATP-binding protein, with protein sequence MQNNILELRDVTKIYKMGSCDIRALNKINISIKKGDFVTIMGPSGSGKSTLLNMIGCLDLPTEGTIRLNNQDLSTLDDDELTIIRRDNIGFIFQQFNLIQTLTAIENIEMPMIFSKESAHERRNKALLLLECANLEQKYMDHKPRELSGGQQQRVAIARALANNPPIILADEPTGNLDTKTGHSVMELLRDLCNKGKTVIVVTHDSRLVEYSNRVIEIKDGDVCSV encoded by the coding sequence ATGCAAAACAATATTCTTGAATTGAGAGATGTAACAAAAATATACAAGATGGGGTCTTGTGATATTCGTGCTTTGAATAAAATCAATATCTCGATTAAAAAAGGGGATTTTGTAACGATCATGGGTCCTTCGGGTTCTGGAAAATCTACGCTTCTTAATATGATAGGTTGTCTCGATCTCCCGACTGAAGGAACAATCAGATTGAATAATCAAGATTTATCTACTCTCGATGACGATGAGCTAACGATAATTCGTAGGGATAATATTGGATTCATTTTCCAGCAGTTTAATCTGATACAAACGCTGACGGCAATTGAAAACATTGAAATGCCAATGATTTTCAGTAAAGAATCTGCACATGAACGAAGAAATAAAGCACTTCTATTGCTTGAATGTGCAAATCTAGAACAAAAATATATGGATCATAAACCAAGAGAACTTTCAGGAGGTCAGCAGCAACGAGTTGCAATAGCTCGTGCTCTTGCAAATAATCCCCCTATTATTCTTGCAGACGAGCCAACTGGAAATCTAGATACTAAAACTGGCCATAGTGTAATGGAACTTTTAAGGGATTTATGTAATAAAGGCAAAACTGTGATTGTTGTTACTCATGATTCAAGGCTTGTTGAATATTCAAATCGAGTGATTGAAATAAAAGATGGTGACGTATGCAGCGTATAA
- a CDS encoding ABC transporter permease, with amino-acid sequence MQRIINIGNMYAELAKRNLQRHNARTILATIGIIIGVIAISSTGILGNSLKLSVTKSLGEAGNEIILYPAYGESGISDKQINQVSKVEGIERLIPILSNSIEVSNSDESTYATIYGVSKDDLYYLVEIDTGRFFSSDSKDCVIGSSLAESLNIKTGDKLTFNEFKYRVVGILKEEGFGIGISPDNAIFVAPERYNNLYDDQDDGYTSVVLKIKDIHDIESVKESIDERLNKKEDVVEVLATDTMLKSINTIFTSISLFLMGIGSISLLVAGVGILNVMLMSAMERTKEIGIMKAVGASRNDILKMFILEALFLGILASLICGVLSFGVGLFVDLLILKDLSYLFMPSTILYIIVGIAFGILTSLVGGVYPAWKASKMHPLNALRYD; translated from the coding sequence ATGCAGCGTATAATTAATATTGGAAATATGTATGCAGAATTAGCAAAAAGAAATCTGCAACGTCATAATGCACGTACAATTCTGGCAACAATAGGAATAATAATTGGTGTAATTGCTATTTCATCGACTGGAATTCTGGGAAATAGCCTAAAATTATCTGTTACTAAGTCCCTTGGAGAAGCAGGTAATGAAATTATCTTATATCCTGCATATGGTGAATCAGGTATATCTGATAAACAGATAAATCAGGTATCTAAAGTTGAAGGTATTGAGCGTCTAATCCCGATTTTATCGAATAGTATAGAGGTATCAAACAGTGATGAATCAACCTATGCCACAATATATGGTGTTAGTAAAGATGATCTATATTATTTAGTAGAAATCGATACAGGACGTTTTTTTTCAAGCGATTCAAAAGATTGTGTGATTGGTTCAAGTTTAGCTGAGTCATTGAATATAAAAACAGGTGACAAATTAACGTTTAATGAATTCAAATATAGAGTGGTTGGTATACTCAAAGAGGAAGGATTTGGTATTGGGATAAGTCCAGATAATGCAATTTTTGTTGCTCCAGAAAGGTATAATAATTTGTATGATGACCAGGATGATGGATATACATCTGTAGTTTTGAAAATAAAAGATATTCATGATATTGAAAGTGTAAAAGAATCTATAGATGAAAGATTAAATAAAAAAGAAGATGTTGTAGAGGTATTAGCAACCGATACCATGTTAAAAAGTATAAATACAATATTTACTTCGATTTCTTTGTTTTTAATGGGTATAGGATCTATTTCATTACTAGTAGCAGGTGTTGGAATTTTGAATGTTATGTTGATGTCTGCAATGGAACGCACGAAAGAAATAGGGATAATGAAAGCTGTAGGAGCATCTAGAAATGATATTCTCAAAATGTTTATTCTGGAAGCACTCTTTTTAGGGATACTTGCGAGCCTTATATGTGGTGTGTTAAGCTTTGGAGTTGGGCTCTTCGTAGATCTTCTTATACTAAAGGATCTTTCATATTTGTTTATGCCATCAACGATTTTGTACATAATCGTTGGAATTGCATTTGGGATTCTTACAAGTCTTGTTGGTGGTGTCTACCCGGCCTGGAAAGCATCAAAAATGCATCCATTAAACGCACTTCGGTACGATTAA